Proteins from a genomic interval of Nocardioidaceae bacterium:
- a CDS encoding PH domain-containing protein, translating to MSRRSQARSSPSDEPESPDELDAVDGSAATWQRTSPLQLVVAPARALANLALPFVVVLFLGSGGGGRSLIGTLAFIVPVAILVVLGSLLPWLGTRWRIADGRLQQKYRVLSTKQTSVTLDRVRSVDLESTIWHRALGLSVVKIGTGVDDERITLDSLAKSDALELQEFLLTRVDRSAAYADADRPEGSDAQPSTPPRPAGREVLTRLDWSWLRYAPLQVSQLVVLAAAFGFFAQFLDDLPIDQGDVVDSVQGQVDRLGLLIVIGFVLVVVVVGYVLAAIGAYAVRWYGLVVSRDPENLRVEAGLLTTRSVTVERRRIRGLEMTEPALVRLATGAQLSALATGVGSGGTTQVLPSVPRAVAVDVGEQMLDAREALTTELTQHGPAARRRRHVRAQLVAVPAAAALVVATVLADLTPALFVLAALLPVLGVGLAELSYKHLGHTLTPTHLVSRTGILGTTTRVLERDGVIGWTLTQTFFQRRVGLCHLVAATAAGPEQVAVVDVRLDVATALAAEITPRLVRQFAA from the coding sequence GTGTCGAGACGCTCGCAAGCTCGCTCCTCACCCTCCGACGAGCCCGAGTCGCCGGACGAGCTCGACGCCGTGGACGGCTCCGCCGCGACCTGGCAGCGCACCTCGCCGCTGCAGCTCGTCGTCGCCCCCGCCCGGGCACTCGCGAACCTCGCGCTGCCGTTCGTCGTCGTGCTGTTCCTGGGCAGTGGCGGTGGTGGCCGCAGTCTCATCGGCACGCTCGCCTTCATCGTGCCCGTCGCGATCCTCGTCGTGCTGGGCTCGCTGCTCCCCTGGCTCGGCACCCGGTGGCGCATCGCCGACGGGCGGTTGCAGCAGAAGTACCGCGTGCTCTCGACCAAGCAGACCTCGGTGACGCTCGACCGGGTCCGCAGCGTCGACCTGGAGTCCACGATCTGGCACCGCGCGCTCGGCCTCTCGGTCGTCAAGATCGGCACCGGGGTCGACGACGAGCGCATCACCCTGGACTCCCTGGCGAAGTCCGACGCGCTGGAACTTCAGGAGTTCCTGCTCACCCGGGTCGACCGCTCGGCCGCGTACGCCGACGCCGACCGACCCGAAGGATCCGACGCGCAGCCGTCGACGCCACCGCGACCCGCGGGGCGCGAGGTGCTCACGCGCCTGGACTGGAGCTGGCTGCGGTACGCACCCCTGCAGGTCAGCCAGCTCGTGGTGCTCGCCGCGGCCTTCGGTTTCTTCGCGCAGTTCCTCGACGACCTGCCGATCGACCAGGGTGACGTGGTCGACTCGGTGCAGGGCCAGGTCGACCGCCTCGGCCTCCTGATCGTCATCGGGTTCGTGCTCGTGGTGGTCGTCGTGGGCTACGTGCTCGCTGCCATCGGGGCGTACGCCGTGCGCTGGTACGGCCTCGTCGTCTCGCGCGACCCCGAGAACCTGCGCGTCGAGGCCGGTTTGCTCACCACCCGGTCGGTCACCGTCGAGCGTCGCCGCATCCGGGGACTCGAGATGACCGAGCCCGCGCTCGTACGCCTCGCGACCGGTGCCCAGCTGAGTGCCCTCGCCACCGGTGTCGGGTCCGGTGGGACGACCCAGGTGCTGCCCTCGGTGCCCCGCGCCGTCGCCGTGGACGTCGGTGAGCAGATGCTCGACGCCCGAGAGGCGCTGACGACGGAGCTGACCCAGCACGGACCGGCGGCGCGACGTCGCCGTCACGTGCGCGCGCAGCTCGTCGCCGTGCCGGCCGCCGCAGCACTCGTCGTCGCGACCGTCCTGGCCGACCTGACCCCCGCGCTCTTCGTGCTCGCCGCCCTGCTCCCGGTACTGGGAGTCGGCCTGGCGGAGCTGTCGTACAAACACCTCGGTCACACGCTGACGCCGACCCACCTGGTCTCCCGCACCGGCATCCTCGGCACGACGACACGCGTGCTCGAACGCGACGGTGTCATCGGGTGGACGCTCACCCAGACGTTCTTCCAGCGCCGCGTCGGCCTGTGCCACCTGGTGGCCGCGACCGCGGCGGGACCGGAGCAGGTCGCCGTGGTCGACGTACGCCTCGACGTCGCGACGGCGCTCGCGGCCGAGATCACGCCGCGTCTCGTCAGGCAGTTCGCGGCCTGA
- a CDS encoding PH domain-containing protein gives MVLREPTERVSPRAKTMWRVAALPALVIFSVVAVVLWLIDDVPAYVALIVTALAIVQVAYVTVVPVIRYRVHRWEVTHEAFYTRSGWLSRYTRIVPLGRVQTVDTSQGALERAFGLASVRVTTASGHGTAYVQGLEEDLAKQVVADLVRDTAATEGDAT, from the coding sequence ATGGTGCTGCGCGAGCCCACCGAGCGCGTCTCGCCGCGGGCGAAGACGATGTGGCGCGTCGCCGCGCTGCCCGCCCTGGTGATCTTCTCCGTGGTCGCGGTGGTGCTGTGGCTGATCGACGACGTGCCGGCGTACGTCGCACTCATCGTGACCGCACTGGCGATCGTCCAGGTGGCCTACGTGACCGTCGTGCCCGTCATCCGCTACCGGGTGCACCGGTGGGAGGTCACGCACGAGGCGTTCTACACGCGCTCCGGCTGGCTCAGCCGCTACACCCGCATCGTGCCGTTGGGTCGGGTGCAGACCGTGGACACCTCGCAGGGCGCGCTGGAGCGCGCCTTCGGGCTCGCGTCGGTGCGCGTCACCACGGCGTCGGGGCACGGCACGGCGTACGTCCAGGGGCTCGAGGAGGACCTCGCCAAGCAGGTCGTCGCCGACCTCGTCCGCGACACGGCGGCCACCGAGGGCGACGCGACGTGA
- the ychF gene encoding redox-regulated ATPase YchF — protein MALTIGIVGLPNAGKSTLFNALTKSEVLAANYPFATIEPNVGVVPLPDPRLDELAKIHGSAKVLPATVEFVDIAGIVAGASQGEGLGNKFLSHIRESAAICQVTRVFEDDDVTHVDGRVDPASDISTIQTEMILADLQTVEKAIPRLEKEAKGRKELVPTVEAVKEAKEALEAGTPVSATTIDRDLIRELSLLTAKPYIYVFNCDSDELADEDLKARMRDIVAPAEAIFLDAKFEAELVELGDDDEAREMLEMAGVDEPGLDVLARVGFDTLGLQTYLTAGPKESRAWTVKKGATAPEAAGVIHTDFQKGFIKAEIVSYDDLVAAGSMAKAKEAGKVRMEGKDYVMADGDVVEFRFNV, from the coding sequence GTGGCACTCACCATCGGCATCGTCGGGCTCCCCAACGCGGGCAAGTCCACCCTCTTCAACGCGCTCACCAAGAGCGAGGTGCTCGCGGCGAACTACCCGTTCGCCACGATCGAGCCCAATGTCGGCGTCGTGCCGCTGCCCGACCCGCGCCTGGACGAGCTCGCGAAGATCCACGGCTCGGCGAAGGTGCTGCCGGCGACGGTCGAGTTCGTCGACATCGCCGGCATCGTCGCGGGCGCCAGCCAAGGGGAGGGGCTGGGCAACAAGTTCCTGTCCCACATCCGCGAGAGCGCCGCGATCTGCCAGGTGACCCGGGTGTTCGAGGACGACGACGTCACCCACGTCGACGGACGCGTCGACCCGGCCAGCGACATCTCCACCATCCAGACCGAGATGATCCTCGCCGACCTGCAGACGGTCGAGAAGGCGATCCCGCGGCTGGAGAAGGAGGCCAAGGGCCGCAAGGAGCTCGTGCCGACCGTCGAGGCCGTCAAGGAGGCCAAGGAGGCCCTGGAGGCGGGCACGCCGGTCAGCGCGACGACGATCGACCGCGACCTGATCCGCGAGCTCAGCCTGCTCACCGCGAAGCCCTACATCTACGTCTTCAACTGCGACTCCGACGAGCTCGCCGACGAGGACCTCAAGGCCCGGATGCGTGACATCGTCGCGCCGGCCGAGGCGATCTTCCTCGACGCGAAGTTCGAGGCCGAGCTGGTCGAGCTCGGCGACGACGACGAGGCCCGCGAGATGCTGGAGATGGCCGGTGTCGACGAGCCCGGACTCGACGTGCTCGCCCGGGTCGGCTTCGACACCCTCGGGCTGCAGACCTACCTCACCGCGGGTCCGAAGGAGTCCCGCGCCTGGACGGTCAAGAAGGGCGCCACCGCCCCCGAAGCGGCCGGCGTCATCCACACCGACTTCCAGAAGGGCTTCATCAAGGCCGAGATCGTCTCCTACGACGACCTCGTCGCCGCGGGCTCCATGGCGAAGGCCAAGGAGGCCGGCAAGGTGCGCATGGAGGGCAAGGACTACGTGATGGCCGACGGTGACGTGGTGGAGTTCCGCTTCAACGTGTGA
- a CDS encoding alpha/beta fold hydrolase → MHGLGAGWRSWSPILDELAESREVIAVDLPGFGETPPLTGEVSIATLTDAVADFIREQGLDGVSTVGQSMGGRMVLELARRGVGGDTVALDPGGFWSDRELAVFGATLRPSVALVRALRGVLPTLLGSPVGRTLLLAQLSARPWALSRETVLPDVRGLADSPATGAALDALTKGPKQQGAPAGTVPGRVTIGWGRRDLITLPRQAARATELFPDAVLHWFERCGHFPQWDAPLEATRLILDSTD, encoded by the coding sequence GTGCACGGTCTGGGCGCTGGGTGGCGATCCTGGTCCCCGATCCTCGACGAGCTGGCTGAGAGTCGTGAGGTCATCGCCGTCGACCTACCGGGGTTCGGTGAGACGCCGCCGTTGACGGGGGAGGTCTCGATCGCCACCCTGACCGATGCCGTCGCGGACTTCATCCGCGAGCAGGGCTTGGACGGGGTCTCGACCGTCGGCCAGTCGATGGGCGGTCGGATGGTCCTCGAGCTCGCGCGGCGAGGCGTCGGCGGCGACACCGTGGCGTTGGACCCGGGCGGCTTCTGGAGCGACCGCGAGCTCGCCGTCTTCGGCGCCACGCTGCGACCGTCCGTCGCTCTGGTCCGAGCGCTGAGAGGCGTGCTGCCCACATTGCTCGGCAGCCCTGTGGGTAGGACTCTGCTGCTGGCGCAGCTGTCGGCGCGGCCCTGGGCGCTCTCGCGTGAGACCGTGCTGCCGGACGTGCGTGGGTTGGCCGACTCCCCGGCGACCGGCGCTGCCCTGGATGCCCTGACCAAGGGGCCCAAGCAACAGGGAGCCCCGGCTGGCACAGTGCCCGGCCGGGTCACGATCGGTTGGGGTCGACGTGACCTGATCACCCTGCCGAGACAGGCCGCACGTGCCACGGAACTGTTTCCCGACGCAGTGCTGCACTGGTTCGAGCGGTGCGGTCACTTCCCACAGTGGGACGCACCGCTCGAAGCGACCCGACTGATCCTCGACAGCACCGACTAA
- a CDS encoding helix-turn-helix domain-containing protein codes for MPATSPYTSPEQEADLERLGARLRERRKALGVTAIACAEAAGVSRVTLHRIEAGNPSVTIGAYGNVAAALGLHLVVPVLDAPAAEPATVTVGDYPGLRTLAWQTDAGTTVTETEALNLYERGWRHLDQETLTDQEKAFIQHLADTYSNGRLLV; via the coding sequence GTGCCAGCCACTAGTCCGTACACGAGCCCCGAGCAAGAGGCGGACCTCGAGCGCCTCGGCGCCCGGCTGCGCGAACGCCGAAAGGCCCTCGGTGTCACGGCAATCGCCTGCGCCGAAGCCGCTGGCGTTTCGCGTGTCACCCTGCACAGGATCGAGGCAGGCAACCCCTCGGTCACTATCGGCGCCTACGGCAACGTTGCCGCCGCGCTCGGACTTCACCTCGTCGTCCCGGTCCTCGACGCGCCCGCAGCAGAACCCGCGACGGTCACGGTCGGCGACTACCCCGGCCTGCGCACCCTGGCCTGGCAGACAGACGCCGGCACCACCGTCACCGAGACGGAGGCCCTCAACCTCTACGAGCGCGGCTGGCGACACCTCGACCAGGAGACGCTGACCGACCAGGAGAAGGCGTTCATCCAGCACCTGGCTGACACCTACAGCAACGGGAGGCTGCTTGTTTAG
- a CDS encoding nucleotidyl transferase AbiEii/AbiGii toxin family protein has translation MAEVLSMLNAPLLAEHNCWFGGGTAIVLVNGEFRESVDIDFLVSDPKSYRELRQIVRDHGLAALATRELDLGRTPAVDGYGIRASVLVAGMAIKFEIIHEGRIALDTPSPDDEICGLRILTRTDQVATKLLANDDRWADTSTFSRDLIDLAMMKPDISALKAGARKAVDAYGTTIDESLNKAVTHLQDRPQRLDDYLRALKIDAPRAVVWQSIRDLSARCAKVEALRRRSG, from the coding sequence GTGGCTGAGGTGCTGTCGATGCTCAATGCACCACTCCTGGCCGAGCACAACTGCTGGTTCGGAGGCGGCACCGCGATCGTCCTTGTCAACGGTGAGTTCCGCGAGTCGGTCGATATCGACTTCCTGGTCTCCGACCCGAAGTCCTACCGCGAGCTGCGCCAGATCGTCAGGGACCATGGGCTCGCAGCTCTGGCTACCCGCGAACTGGACTTGGGTCGGACACCCGCTGTCGACGGTTACGGCATCAGGGCTTCGGTGCTCGTTGCGGGGATGGCGATCAAGTTCGAGATCATTCATGAAGGCCGCATCGCCCTCGACACTCCCTCCCCGGACGATGAGATCTGTGGGTTGCGGATCCTGACGCGCACCGACCAGGTCGCAACCAAGCTGCTCGCCAACGACGACCGTTGGGCAGACACGTCGACGTTCAGCCGCGACCTGATCGACCTGGCCATGATGAAACCCGACATCAGCGCCCTGAAGGCCGGCGCGCGCAAGGCAGTCGATGCGTACGGCACGACAATCGACGAGAGCCTCAACAAGGCCGTCACCCACCTCCAAGATCGCCCGCAACGTCTCGACGACTACCTCCGAGCACTCAAGATCGACGCGCCCCGAGCAGTCGTCTGGCAGAGCATCCGCGATCTCTCTGCACGATGCGCGAAGGTCGAAGCTCTGCGTCGGCGCTCGGGCTAG
- a CDS encoding ArsR family transcriptional regulator, giving the protein MLTDEELSITDLAEHAGLAYPTAHREVSRLLEAGILTQREVGRTRLIRANDQSPLVEPLREILTVATGPVVMLARELADVDGIESAFLYGSFAARLQGEPGPAPHDIDLMVVGRPDVDAVYEACTRVEESVRRPINPTILTSAELAEPSGFLETVRNGPAVAVIGELPWR; this is encoded by the coding sequence TTGCTCACCGACGAGGAGCTGAGCATCACCGACCTGGCTGAACACGCCGGGCTGGCCTATCCGACTGCACATCGCGAGGTCTCGCGGCTGCTGGAGGCCGGCATCCTCACCCAGCGAGAGGTGGGCCGCACGAGGCTGATCCGAGCCAACGATCAGAGCCCCCTGGTCGAGCCCCTGCGTGAGATCCTCACGGTCGCGACAGGCCCCGTGGTGATGCTGGCGCGGGAGCTGGCCGACGTCGATGGCATCGAGTCGGCGTTCCTCTACGGCTCCTTCGCCGCGCGGCTGCAGGGGGAACCCGGGCCGGCGCCGCACGACATCGACCTCATGGTGGTCGGCCGGCCCGATGTCGACGCGGTATACGAGGCGTGTACTCGCGTCGAGGAGTCAGTGCGCCGCCCCATCAACCCAACGATCCTGACCTCAGCCGAGCTCGCCGAGCCCTCCGGTTTCCTGGAGACCGTGCGCAACGGTCCGGCGGTTGCGGTGATCGGGGAGCTGCCGTGGCGCTGA
- a CDS encoding cyclase family protein — protein sequence MAEIASLADVLTRLRSCEWIDLTHSFGPGIPHYFAFPDEERETLFHFDEGVGSAGTGFLAHRFTHIGQWGTHVDPPAHFARGGRFLDELPVTDMILPLVVVDVRRQVAADVDHIVTVADLEAHEAEHGTIPTGTFVALLTGWAERWPDGEAMANRDADGLAHYPGWGVDALRFLVEKRDVTAVGHDTTDTDAGAVVGGGSAPAETYILGADKWQIEMLAGLDRVPPTGALVVATWPKPQDGSGFPARVFAIVDRGINGV from the coding sequence ATGGCCGAGATCGCATCCCTTGCCGACGTCCTCACCCGCCTCCGCTCGTGCGAGTGGATCGACCTGACTCATTCGTTCGGGCCGGGGATCCCGCACTACTTCGCGTTCCCCGACGAGGAGCGCGAGACGCTGTTCCACTTCGACGAGGGCGTCGGCTCGGCCGGCACGGGCTTCCTCGCGCACCGCTTCACCCACATCGGGCAGTGGGGCACCCACGTCGACCCGCCCGCGCACTTCGCGCGAGGAGGCCGCTTCCTCGACGAGCTCCCCGTCACCGACATGATCCTGCCGCTGGTGGTCGTCGACGTACGCCGCCAGGTCGCGGCCGACGTCGACCACATCGTCACCGTCGCCGACCTCGAGGCCCACGAGGCCGAGCACGGCACGATCCCGACCGGTACGTTCGTCGCCCTGCTCACCGGGTGGGCCGAGCGCTGGCCCGACGGTGAGGCGATGGCCAACCGGGACGCCGACGGGCTCGCCCACTACCCCGGCTGGGGCGTGGACGCGCTGCGCTTCCTGGTCGAGAAGCGAGACGTCACCGCGGTCGGGCACGACACCACCGACACCGACGCGGGCGCCGTCGTGGGCGGCGGCTCCGCGCCCGCCGAGACCTACATCCTCGGCGCCGACAAGTGGCAGATCGAGATGCTCGCCGGCCTCGACCGGGTGCCGCCGACCGGGGCCCTGGTCGTGGCGACCTGGCCCAAGCCGCAGGACGGCTCCGGCTTCCCGGCACGGGTGTTCGCCATCGTCGACCGTGGGATCAACGGCGTGTGA
- a CDS encoding alpha/beta hydrolase has translation MTRSTDSPGAGDLPDADHASAPGPHMLLREGLTGVELAHSALSRGYLAGLPDGDGHPVLVLPGFLAGARSTGFLRGFLRSKGYRVYDWGQGRNMGVRQGLRGRLSARLDHISQRNDRTISIIGWSAGGIYAREIAREQPDRIRSVITMGTPMRGNPRATSAWPAYSLLNRGRNAVDLSPDVLAARAEPLPVPTTCIYSRYDGIVAWELCTSLLAPQTENVEVTSTHLGFGHHRRTLGVIADRLAQPEGEWQPYEPDRAR, from the coding sequence ATGACTCGATCGACCGATTCGCCGGGTGCCGGCGACCTCCCGGACGCCGACCACGCCTCGGCTCCCGGCCCGCACATGCTGCTACGAGAAGGCCTGACCGGCGTCGAGCTCGCGCACTCCGCGCTCTCGCGCGGTTACCTGGCGGGCCTCCCCGACGGTGACGGCCACCCGGTGCTGGTGCTGCCCGGCTTCCTCGCCGGCGCGCGATCGACCGGGTTCCTGCGCGGGTTCCTCCGGTCCAAGGGCTACCGGGTCTACGACTGGGGCCAGGGCCGCAACATGGGCGTACGCCAGGGGTTGCGCGGACGGCTGTCGGCCCGGCTCGACCACATCAGCCAGCGCAACGACCGCACGATCAGCATCATCGGCTGGAGCGCCGGCGGCATCTACGCCCGCGAGATCGCACGCGAGCAGCCCGACCGCATCCGCTCCGTCATCACGATGGGCACGCCCATGCGGGGCAACCCCCGCGCGACGTCGGCGTGGCCGGCGTACTCCCTGCTCAACCGCGGCCGCAACGCTGTCGACCTCTCACCGGACGTGCTGGCCGCCCGCGCCGAGCCGCTGCCGGTGCCCACCACCTGCATCTACAGCCGCTACGACGGCATCGTGGCCTGGGAGCTGTGCACCAGCCTGCTCGCGCCGCAGACCGAGAACGTCGAGGTCACCAGCACCCACCTCGGCTTCGGTCACCACCGCCGCACTCTCGGCGTCATCGCGGACCGGCTTGCGCAGCCCGAGGGGGAGTGGCAGCCGTACGAGCCCGACCGGGCGCGCTGA
- a CDS encoding cation:proton antiporter — translation MTDLAPALLVALAAGLAASAVRLPPLVGFLAAGFILSGLGVPEVPALDTLADLGVALLLFGIGLKLDVRVLVRREVWLTAVVHLSLTSALALAYLSVLALIGIGLLGGQDWRTLLVIGFALAFSSTVLVVTVLEDQSSSRSRYGRTAVGILVIQDIAAVLFLTLAEGSPPSPWAVLLPLLLPAAWLLRRLLGRLGHDELMPLYGVALALAPGYALFEAVGLKGDLGALVMGLLLAPDPRSGELSRALFSIKELLLVGFFLSIGYTGLPSASDLLVAVLLLALIPLKSLGFVALLWWRGMRHRTSVLAGSVLGNYSEFGLIVVVVGASAGLVSDAWLPVLATAVALSFVLSVVIDRQKDHLVALAERWLPAQDIERLHPDDRPIDIGHADAVVFGMGRVGQAAYAQLTHTHGMRVVGIESSEERAAELRGRGLDVVEGDATDADLWHRLTRAHTVDIAVLAMPFHGSNLEAIEQLEAGEFAGMVAAVAQYDDEAAELRVRVDSVFGLYDGAGTALADGVAELVGRRSTNEDPGADTTL, via the coding sequence ATGACCGACCTCGCCCCCGCCCTGCTGGTCGCGCTGGCGGCTGGGCTGGCGGCCTCGGCCGTACGCCTCCCACCGCTGGTGGGATTCCTGGCCGCCGGGTTCATCCTCTCCGGGCTCGGCGTGCCCGAGGTGCCCGCGCTCGACACGCTCGCCGACCTGGGCGTGGCGCTGCTGCTCTTCGGCATCGGGCTGAAGCTCGACGTGCGGGTCCTCGTACGCCGCGAGGTGTGGCTGACCGCGGTCGTGCACCTGAGCCTCACCTCGGCGCTGGCTCTGGCGTACCTGTCCGTGCTCGCCCTGATCGGCATCGGCCTGCTCGGCGGCCAGGACTGGCGGACGCTGCTCGTGATCGGGTTCGCGCTGGCGTTCTCGAGCACCGTGCTGGTGGTCACGGTGCTGGAGGACCAGAGCTCGTCGCGTTCACGCTACGGTCGCACCGCGGTCGGCATCCTGGTCATCCAGGACATCGCTGCCGTCCTGTTCCTGACTCTCGCCGAGGGCTCTCCGCCCAGCCCCTGGGCGGTCCTCCTCCCCCTCCTGCTCCCGGCGGCCTGGCTGCTGCGTCGGCTGCTCGGCCGGCTCGGGCACGACGAGCTGATGCCGCTGTACGGCGTCGCCCTCGCGCTGGCCCCCGGGTACGCCCTCTTCGAGGCCGTCGGCCTCAAGGGCGATCTGGGCGCGCTGGTGATGGGGCTGCTCCTCGCCCCGGATCCACGGTCCGGAGAGCTCTCCCGGGCGTTGTTCTCGATCAAAGAGCTGCTGCTCGTCGGCTTCTTCCTCTCGATCGGTTACACCGGCCTGCCCTCCGCGAGCGACCTGCTGGTCGCCGTGCTGCTGCTCGCGCTGATCCCGCTGAAGTCCCTGGGGTTCGTCGCCCTGCTGTGGTGGCGCGGGATGCGGCACCGCACCTCGGTGCTCGCCGGCTCGGTGCTGGGCAACTACTCCGAGTTCGGCCTCATCGTGGTCGTCGTCGGGGCATCGGCCGGCCTCGTCTCCGACGCGTGGCTGCCGGTGCTGGCCACTGCAGTCGCGCTGAGCTTCGTGCTCTCGGTGGTCATCGACCGCCAGAAGGACCACCTGGTCGCCCTCGCCGAGCGATGGCTGCCGGCACAGGACATCGAACGTCTCCACCCCGACGACAGGCCCATCGACATCGGTCACGCCGACGCGGTGGTGTTCGGCATGGGTCGCGTCGGCCAGGCGGCGTACGCCCAGCTGACCCACACCCACGGCATGCGTGTGGTCGGCATCGAGAGCAGTGAGGAGCGGGCCGCCGAGCTGCGCGGGCGGGGCCTCGACGTCGTCGAGGGCGACGCCACCGATGCCGACCTGTGGCACCGGCTCACACGGGCGCACACGGTCGACATCGCCGTCCTGGCGATGCCCTTCCACGGCAGCAACCTCGAGGCGATCGAGCAGCTCGAGGCGGGGGAGTTCGCCGGCATGGTCGCGGCGGTCGCCCAGTACGACGACGAGGCGGCCGAGCTCCGCGTACGCGTCGACTCCGTCTTCGGCCTGTACGACGGTGCCGGCACCGCCCTGGCGGACGGTGTGGCGGAGCTGGTCGGTCGACGCAGCACGAACGAAGACCCGGGAGCAGACACCACGCTGTAA
- a CDS encoding DUF427 domain-containing protein, whose translation MTLTLGSGPLAPGSSSTARLNFSLEDAPAHKLVFQPDPRRIRALVGDTVVLDTTRAHLLHESALLPVVYAPEEDFTDELWVESSTSTHCPFKGDAAYRSLQIDGGGGTVHDLQWRYPDPLERAPWLAGHAALDASKVDVWFVEDDRVVGHLRDPYHRVDAHPSSRRAVVRRDGEVIAESERPVLVFETGLPVKVYVPPADVRPGAISAGSGKRTLCPYKGEATYWDVGPLTDAAWSYETPLPDVLRAQAHLCFDDSVEGLSVELA comes from the coding sequence ATGACCCTGACCCTCGGCTCCGGTCCGCTCGCCCCCGGCTCCTCCTCGACCGCGCGACTCAACTTCAGCCTCGAGGACGCGCCCGCGCACAAGCTGGTGTTCCAGCCGGACCCGCGTCGCATCCGGGCGCTGGTGGGAGACACCGTCGTGCTCGACACGACGCGCGCGCACCTGCTGCACGAGTCCGCCCTGCTGCCGGTCGTGTACGCCCCCGAGGAGGACTTCACCGACGAGCTGTGGGTCGAGTCGAGCACGAGCACGCACTGCCCGTTCAAGGGCGACGCGGCGTACCGCAGCCTCCAGATCGACGGAGGCGGCGGCACGGTGCACGACCTGCAGTGGCGCTATCCCGACCCGCTGGAGCGCGCGCCGTGGCTAGCCGGCCACGCAGCGTTGGACGCGAGCAAGGTCGACGTGTGGTTCGTCGAGGACGACCGGGTGGTCGGGCACCTGCGCGACCCGTACCACCGGGTCGACGCCCACCCCAGCTCCCGCCGAGCGGTGGTGCGCCGCGACGGCGAGGTGATCGCCGAGTCCGAGCGGCCCGTGCTCGTCTTCGAGACCGGGCTGCCGGTCAAGGTGTACGTGCCGCCGGCCGACGTACGCCCTGGCGCGATCTCCGCTGGGTCGGGCAAGCGAACGCTCTGCCCGTACAAGGGTGAGGCGACCTACTGGGACGTCGGCCCGCTCACCGACGCCGCCTGGAGCTACGAGACCCCGCTGCCCGACGTGCTGCGAGCCCAGGCCCACCTGTGCTTCGACGACTCGGTGGAGGGGTTGAGCGTCGAGCTCGCGTGA